Below is a genomic region from Microbulbifer sp. ALW1.
TAGGACAACATCATGGCAAGCCACAAGATTCCGGGCACCCAGTTAACCAGCGCACAAGAGACACATCAGTCTGGGACATCGTCACAGACACAAACTGGTAATCCACAACTGGAAGCGCGCAAGCGGGCTCTCAATGAGGTGTTCGGACTGCTGAAACTGAGTTATCACAACCAGTTCAACTCTGCATTTCAGGACGTACAAACACTGAATCACGCGAAGCGACTTTGGCTTGAGTCTCTCTCTGGCTTTACCCCGGAGCAGATACTGGCAGGTGCCAAGCGCGCTATCAAACAGTGTGAGTACCTACCTACCGTACATCGTATGCTGCAGCTGTGTGCTGAGGGTGAAGGCGGTTTGCCGGAGGTGCGCGCCGCGTATCGTGAGGCCTGCAACGCCCCCAGTCCCAAAGCCAACCAAAAGTGGAGTCACCCGGCGGTTTACCACGCCGGTCGCGCTGCGGACTGGTTCTTCCTCGCTAACAATCCCGAATCGTCGGCATTTCCGGTATTCGCTGCCCACTATAAAAAGATTTGTGAACGATTGATGGCGGGAGAGCAGTTGCCTGCACCGGAGCAGGTACAGCTGGAGCACAATCAGGGCAAACCGCTCTCCAAATCCGAAAATGCCAAAAAGTTGGCAGAATTGCGTGCACAACTGAAAATATGATTTGATGTTAGGGCCAGATAATAATGCTGGCCCTGTAAGTTTCCGCACAGGAGTTCCGCGGAAGATTCAAGTCACTCCCTTCGCACAGCAGGTATCGCCATGGCCCGGCTCCCTCTTCTGCTTGTGGTACCCCTTCTCACTTTTGCAGCCACCGCTGTAAAAGCGGACTTTTACTCCCACCGCTACGGCGGCCTCAGTATCCAGAACAGCGAGTTTTCTGGCCTTTGCAGTGACGCCAGCCGCTTTGTAAGCGGCTTGAATCGCGACGAGCAAAGCGCAGTGGTCGATGGCTGCGCGGATAATGGAGCAGGACTGAAGCTCTATGGAGGCTGGCAGTGGACACCGTATATGGCCGTAGAGGCGGACTTTAGGCAGACATCGACGTCGGAACTCACGTTTAACGTCAGAAGCCCTGAACTGCCCCAGCTCAATATCAAAGAGCGTATCCAGACCCGCATGGGTAATGCCTACCTGGTTGGGCATTGGCCATTAAACAGATCGGGGCTCAGTGTATTCGGAAAACTGGGTGGAGGCTTTTGGCTGAGCCAGGTTGATGTTCGTCAACGGGGACAGGCAATCGCCATGGTTCGCTTTATCGATGGCAGCGTGGGACCAATGGCGTTCCCTGTAGACGCTAGCTTCTCGGAAAACGGCAGTGGCTTTCACTGGGGATACGGCGCCGGAGTCAGCTACCGCTTCCGAGACCGCTGGACGGTAAGAGCCGAGTGGGAGCTATTTCCAGAAATTGGCAGCAATGACCTACGTGGCGAGTACGAAGTGGAATCTGCCTCCCTGGGCTGGACCATGCACTTTTAGCCAGCACACCTTCGCTCGTTGCCACGCCTGTGGATTTCCCTCAGGCTCAGGCTGGCACCGAGCCTTTTACCCACCAGGTCAAGTTAAATTAGCGTTTGATTTCATATATTTTTTTCCACTTACCCACAGCCCTGATTACTAACAGAATCTTGGGATAGTCTTGTGCATAACTTGCGTATAGGCGCCGCAAGCCCCGCACTGTAAGGGCTCCGGAAGTCCGCACAAAAAAGCATCGCCCCACAGTTCCTTTGGAAAACCAGGTTTTATTACACTGCGACAACAGAGTTACCTTTCCTCTAGTGCATAGTTAGCCACAGTCCTGCGTTTCCTGTGAATTATTCAGCCTGATCCTTGTGTTTGGCACGTTAAATGACTCAGTTATTCACAGAAATCATGGATAGAGTTGTGAATAAGTTTGGGATAGGCGGTTTGAGTGGCGTGGTTGCTGGGTTTCAGTAACCGTTTAAAAATGCGTCGGTAATCTGGTGGTCATTTATTGGTAGTAAATGGCGATAAAAAAGCCCTGAGCGTGTTAGCGGTCAGGGCTTTTTTTGTTTGATCGTGGTGCTGTGCTGGCGGCGGGGTCGATGACCTACAGTGGGTGTCGAGCTGCGCTCGACATCGCTGCGCGACGCCTTCGGCGCCCCAAGCTTTGCACCTGCGGTGCATGGCTCCGGGGTCGCGCACGACTCACATGGCAGCGCTTTGCGCTGCGAGGTAGTGGGAGAAGTTCATCGTATCCTAAATAAAAAAGGGCCACCCGTTTGGGTGGCCCTTTCTTTTATTTAGAAGCCTGACGATGACCTACTCTCACATGGGGAATCCCCACACTACCATCGGCGATGTTGCGTTTCACTTCTGAGTTCGGCAAGGGATCAGGTGGTTCCACAACTCTATTGTCGTCAGGCAAACTGGCTTGGGTTGGCTTGGTCTTATGGGCTCGTTGCCCTGCGCTGCCTGTTATCGCTGTTTGCCTCGGTCATTTTGGTGACCGGCGATAACCCCAAATAAGTCGGTAAAACACTCTGTAGTAATACACCGCAAGTCGATCAATCGAACGTTGCGTCTCTCGGCTCACAATCCGCTGATCGTTAGATCAGTCAATCGTTAGTAACCATCTCTGTTGTATGGTCAAGCCGCACGGGCAATTAGTACTGGTTAGCTCAACGCCTCACAACGCTTCCACACCCAGCCTATCAACGTGGTAGTCTTCCACGGCCCTTTAGGACTCTCAAGGAGTCAGGGAAATCTCATCTTGAAGGAGGCTTCCCGCTTAGATGCTTTCAGCGGTTATCCCGTCCGAACATAGCTACCGGGCAATGCCACTGGCGTGACAACCCGAACACCAGAGGTTCGTTCACTCCGGTCCTCTCGTACTAGGAGCAACTCTTCTCAAATTTCCAACGCCCACGGCAGATAGGGACCGAACTGTCTCACGACGTTCTAAACCCAGCTCGCGTACCACTTTAAATGGCGAACAGCCATACCCTTGGGACCGGCTTCAGCCCCAGGATGTGATGAGCCGACATCGAGGTGCCAAACACCGCCGTCGATGTGAACTCTTGGGCGGTATCAGCCTGTTATCCCCGGAGTACCTTTTATCCGTTGAGCGATGGCCCTTCCATACAGAACCACCGGATCACTATGACCTACTTTCGTACCTGCTCGTCATGTCTGACTCGCAGTCAAGCGCACTTATACCATTATGCTCATTGCATGATTTCCGACCATGCTGAGTGCACCTTCGTACTCCTCCGTTACTCTTTGGGAGGAGACCGCCCCAGTCAAACTACCCACCATACACTGTCCTCGATCCGGATAACGGACCAGAGTTAGAACCTCAAACATACCAGGGTGGTATTTCAAGGATGGCTCCACAATGACTGGCGTCACTGCTTCAAAGCCTCCCACCTATCCTACACAAGTAGGCTCAAAGTTCAGTGCAAAGCTGTAGTAAAGGTTCACGGGGTCTTTCCGTCTAGCCGCGGGTACACTGCATCTTAACAGCGATTTCAATTTCACTGAGTCTCTGGTGGAGACAGCTTGGCCATCGTTACGCCATTCGTGCAGGTCGGAACTTACCCGACAAGGAATTTCGCTACCTTAGGACCGTTATAGTTACGGCCGCCGTTTACCGGGGCTTCGATCAAGAGCTTCGCTTACGCTAACCCCATCAATTAACCTTCCGGCACCGGGCAGGCGTCACACCCTATACGTCCACTTACGTGTTTGCAGAGTGCTATGTTTTTAATAAACAGTCGCAGCCAACTGGTCACTTCGACCGCCAACAGCTTACGGAGCAAGTCCGATCACCGTCAGCGGCGTACCTTCTCCCGAAGTTACGGTACCATTTTGCCTAGTTCCTTCACCAGAGTTCTCTCAAGCGCCTTGGTATTCTCTACCTGACCACCTGTGTCGGTTTAGAGTACGGTTCACAATTGCCTGAAGCTTAGAAGTTTTTCCTGGAAGCAGGGCATCAACCACTTCGTCTTACAAGTAAGACTCGTCATCAGCTCTCAGCCTTAGGGACCCGGATTTGCCTAAGTCCCCAGCCTACTACCTTAAACATGGACAACCAATCGCCATGCTGGCCTAGCCTTCTCCGTCACTCCATCGCAGCAATTGCAAGTACAGGAATATTAACCCGTTTCCCATCGACTACGGCTTTCGCCCTCGCCTTAGGGGCCGACTAACCCTGTCCCGATTAGCGTTGGACAGGAACCCTTGGTCTTCCGGCGGGGAGGTTTTTCACCCCCCTTGTCGTTACTCATGTCAGCATTCGCACTTGTGATACCTCCAGCAGACCTCACAGTCCACCTTCAGCGGCTTACACAACGCTCCTCTACCATGCTCATAAGAGCATCCGCAGCTTCGGTTATCAGTTTGAGCCCCGGTATATCTTCCGCGCGGGCCGACTCGACTAGTGAGCTATTACGCTTTCTTTAAAGGATGGCTGCTTCTAAGCCAACCTCCTAGCTGTCTGGGCCTTCCCACATC
It encodes:
- a CDS encoding replication protein P, with translation MASHKIPGTQLTSAQETHQSGTSSQTQTGNPQLEARKRALNEVFGLLKLSYHNQFNSAFQDVQTLNHAKRLWLESLSGFTPEQILAGAKRAIKQCEYLPTVHRMLQLCAEGEGGLPEVRAAYREACNAPSPKANQKWSHPAVYHAGRAADWFFLANNPESSAFPVFAAHYKKICERLMAGEQLPAPEQVQLEHNQGKPLSKSENAKKLAELRAQLKI
- a CDS encoding outer membrane beta-barrel protein — its product is MARLPLLLVVPLLTFAATAVKADFYSHRYGGLSIQNSEFSGLCSDASRFVSGLNRDEQSAVVDGCADNGAGLKLYGGWQWTPYMAVEADFRQTSTSELTFNVRSPELPQLNIKERIQTRMGNAYLVGHWPLNRSGLSVFGKLGGGFWLSQVDVRQRGQAIAMVRFIDGSVGPMAFPVDASFSENGSGFHWGYGAGVSYRFRDRWTVRAEWELFPEIGSNDLRGEYEVESASLGWTMHF